In the Terriglobales bacterium genome, one interval contains:
- the miaB gene encoding tRNA (N6-isopentenyl adenosine(37)-C2)-methylthiotransferase MiaB, protein MSTAPSKTFYIETFGCQMNAHDSEKVVGTLIEQGYRQVATVEEAGLVFYNTCSIRDKAEQKVFHRLNDHKRLQAEGKKFAVLGCVAQQEGDRIFERAPHVSLVCGSASYRKLPEMLVQIEAGNSRVTGLDDRQTDQTFETEFTARTNPHRGYITIIEGCDKFCAYCVVPYTRGKERSRTSDSVLAEARRMAGQGYTEVQLLGQNVNSYLDPSGRKSFAELLAAVGEVPGIRRVRFTTSHPRDFTRDIVEAIDAVPAVCNHVHLPVQSGSNKVLRAMLRLYTREEYLERIAWIKAARREISLTTDIIVGFPGETAADFEETIALLSEVGYDGIFSFKYSPRPNTPALQMPDSVSDEVKSERLNILQARQKDIQRERNLRHMGAIYEVMVEGHNPARGQWLGRTSQHMMLNFTAPPGSEPAVGDYVEARVTATFPNSLAGELVRP, encoded by the coding sequence ATGTCCACCGCGCCCTCAAAAACGTTCTACATTGAGACGTTCGGCTGCCAGATGAACGCCCACGACTCGGAGAAGGTCGTGGGTACGCTCATCGAGCAGGGCTACCGACAGGTCGCGACCGTGGAAGAGGCCGGCCTGGTCTTCTACAACACCTGCTCCATCCGCGATAAGGCCGAGCAGAAGGTCTTCCACCGCCTGAACGACCACAAGCGCCTCCAGGCCGAGGGCAAGAAGTTCGCCGTGCTGGGCTGCGTCGCCCAGCAGGAAGGCGACAGGATTTTCGAGCGCGCGCCGCACGTCTCGCTGGTGTGCGGCTCGGCGTCGTACCGCAAGCTGCCCGAGATGCTCGTGCAGATCGAGGCAGGGAACTCGCGCGTCACCGGGCTGGACGACCGGCAGACCGACCAGACCTTCGAAACCGAGTTCACCGCGCGCACCAATCCGCACCGCGGCTACATCACCATCATCGAAGGCTGCGACAAGTTCTGCGCCTACTGCGTGGTTCCCTACACACGCGGCAAGGAGCGCAGCCGCACATCGGACTCGGTGCTCGCCGAAGCGCGCCGCATGGCCGGCCAGGGCTACACCGAGGTGCAACTCCTCGGCCAGAACGTGAATTCGTATCTCGATCCCAGCGGGCGCAAGTCGTTCGCCGAACTGCTGGCGGCGGTCGGGGAAGTCCCGGGCATCCGCCGCGTGCGTTTCACCACGTCGCATCCGCGCGACTTCACCCGCGACATCGTCGAAGCCATCGACGCCGTGCCTGCCGTCTGCAACCACGTCCACTTGCCGGTGCAGAGCGGATCGAACAAGGTGCTGCGCGCCATGCTGCGCCTCTACACCCGCGAGGAGTACCTGGAGCGCATCGCGTGGATCAAGGCCGCGCGCCGCGAGATCTCGCTGACCACCGACATCATCGTCGGCTTCCCCGGTGAAACCGCCGCCGACTTCGAAGAGACGATCGCGTTGCTGAGCGAGGTCGGCTACGACGGCATCTTCAGCTTCAAGTACTCGCCGCGCCCCAACACGCCCGCGCTCCAGATGCCCGACAGCGTCTCCGACGAGGTCAAGTCCGAGCGCTTGAACATTCTTCAGGCGCGGCAAAAAGACATCCAGCGGGAGCGCAATCTTCGCCACATGGGCGCGATCTATGAGGTGATGGTGGAGGGACACAATCCGGCCCGCGGCCAGTGGCTCGGACGCACGTCGCAGCACATGATGCTAAACTTCACCGCTCCCCCCGGCTCCGAGCCCGCGGTTGGCGATTACGTGGAGGCCAGGGTCACGGCAACCTTCCCCAACAGCCTCGCTGGAGAATTGGTGAGGCCGTAG
- the truB gene encoding tRNA pseudouridine(55) synthase TruB, protein MMNGFLVIDKPAGMTSHDVVSRVRKLLGERSVGHLGTLDPMATGVLPLVVGRMTRLAQFYTAAEKAYEGEIRLGFATDTYDAAGDAVGETRAVSVSRDEVETAAGKFRGTIEQMPPPFSAKKIAGVPAYKLARKKKDVELKPVQVQVSELAVLGVEGDRVRFRAAVSSGTYLRSIAHELGQELGCGGHLASLRRTRVAEFTLADARTLEQVAQVAEAAQRIAGNARDDEDTRGNRVDDSGRELDSLFVHPRRVLPAMPSVTANEEHVARISTGQSVNLPELSKAPLVKVFRGQAEIIAIASRVAGTLFHPKVVLLER, encoded by the coding sequence ATGATGAATGGCTTCCTGGTCATCGATAAGCCGGCGGGGATGACGTCGCACGACGTGGTGAGCCGCGTGCGCAAGCTGCTCGGCGAGCGCAGCGTGGGCCACCTGGGGACGCTGGATCCGATGGCGACCGGCGTTCTGCCGCTGGTCGTCGGGCGGATGACGCGCCTGGCGCAGTTCTACACCGCCGCCGAGAAGGCGTACGAGGGCGAGATCCGGCTGGGATTTGCCACCGATACCTATGACGCGGCCGGCGATGCGGTGGGCGAAACGCGGGCGGTGAGCGTGTCGCGCGACGAGGTGGAAACGGCGGCAGGGAAGTTTCGCGGCACAATCGAGCAGATGCCGCCGCCGTTTTCGGCCAAGAAGATTGCCGGCGTGCCGGCCTACAAGCTGGCGCGCAAGAAGAAGGACGTGGAGCTGAAGCCGGTGCAGGTGCAGGTGAGCGAGCTGGCGGTGCTCGGCGTGGAGGGCGACCGCGTGCGTTTCCGCGCGGCGGTTTCGTCCGGAACGTACCTGCGATCGATCGCGCACGAACTGGGACAGGAGCTGGGATGCGGCGGACATCTGGCGTCGCTGCGGCGCACGCGGGTGGCCGAGTTTACGCTGGCGGACGCGCGCACGCTTGAACAGGTGGCCCAGGTGGCGGAGGCGGCGCAGCGCATCGCCGGCAATGCTCGCGACGACGAGGACACGCGCGGCAATCGCGTCGACGACAGCGGCCGGGAACTGGATTCCCTGTTCGTTCACCCGCGGCGCGTGCTGCCGGCCATGCCGTCGGTGACGGCGAACGAGGAGCACGTGGCGCGCATTAGCACGGGACAAAGCGTCAATCTGCCGGAGCTGTCGAAGGCGCCGCTGGTCAAGGTCTTCCGCGGGCAGGCCGAGATCATCGCCATCGCCAGCCGCGTGGCCGGGACGCTGTTTCACCCCAAGGTTGTGCTGCTGGAGCGGTGA
- a CDS encoding bifunctional nuclease family protein, whose protein sequence is MEVEMKIRGLMMDPVTNMPIVILKDTSGDAVLPIWVGIYEANAIALEIEKVATPRPMTHDLIKNVLTGLETRVHKIVVSELRDDTFFAVIWLERDGRIISIDSRPSDALALALRVDCPIFVADEVLKTSKKAAEGSDRVSSEELRKWLENLNDEDLGRYKM, encoded by the coding sequence ATGGAAGTCGAAATGAAAATTCGCGGCTTGATGATGGATCCGGTCACCAACATGCCCATCGTGATTCTCAAGGACACCAGCGGCGACGCCGTCCTGCCCATCTGGGTTGGCATCTACGAGGCGAATGCCATCGCCCTGGAAATCGAGAAGGTCGCCACGCCGCGCCCCATGACGCACGACCTCATCAAGAACGTGCTTACGGGCCTGGAGACGCGCGTCCACAAGATCGTGGTCAGCGAGTTGCGCGACGACACCTTCTTCGCCGTCATCTGGCTGGAGCGCGACGGCCGCATCATCAGCATCGACTCGCGCCCGTCGGACGCGCTCGCCCTCGCCCTGCGCGTCGATTGCCCCATCTTCGTCGCCGACGAAGTCCTCAAAACGAGCAAGAAGGCCGCCGAAGGCTCCGACCGCGTCTCCAGCGAAGAGCTCCGCAAGTGGCTCGAGAACCTGAACGACGAGGACCTGGGGCGATACAAGATGTAG
- a CDS encoding carbonic anhydrase — protein MRKVLDFNSPTEQYVADAAVLCCFDARLRGVVSKFLEREGILRPDMIVVAGGARTLASPRNPFEQEFILEQFRMSIRLHQTRRAVLMSHSDCATYGGLAAFGGDPVLEQGRHKIDLGRAAELLESRFPGLSVECYFVTFDGILTLKPLTIAAD, from the coding sequence ATGCGCAAGGTGCTCGACTTCAACTCGCCCACGGAGCAGTACGTGGCCGATGCGGCAGTGTTGTGCTGCTTCGATGCGCGTCTTCGCGGCGTCGTCAGCAAATTCCTGGAGCGCGAGGGGATTCTGCGGCCCGACATGATCGTGGTCGCGGGCGGCGCGCGGACGCTCGCTTCGCCGCGCAATCCCTTCGAGCAGGAGTTCATCCTGGAGCAGTTCCGGATGTCCATACGCCTACACCAGACTCGGCGCGCGGTGTTGATGAGTCACTCCGACTGCGCGACCTATGGAGGACTGGCGGCGTTTGGCGGCGATCCGGTGCTGGAGCAGGGGCGGCACAAGATTGACCTGGGGCGGGCCGCGGAGTTGCTGGAATCAAGGTTTCCCGGGCTCAGCGTGGAGTGCTACTTCGTAACCTTCGACGGCATCCTGACGCTGAAGCCGCTGACCATCGCGGCTGACTGA
- a CDS encoding metalloregulator ArsR/SmtB family transcription factor: MRNRSVTYSTGRRRAAPGQRALAAAPAAVFAALADPTRCAVLDLLRAGAQPAGQIARRFPVSRPAVSKHLRQLRRAHLVEEHRAGRQRLYRLNPEPLKLVDHWLESYRTFWSANLASLKAYVEANPESHPARRKRRRGDL, translated from the coding sequence ATGCGGAACCGTTCGGTTACGTATTCAACGGGCCGCCGCCGCGCTGCGCCCGGGCAGAGGGCGCTGGCCGCGGCCCCTGCCGCCGTCTTCGCCGCGCTCGCCGACCCAACCCGCTGCGCGGTGCTCGACCTGCTCCGCGCCGGCGCGCAACCGGCGGGGCAGATCGCGCGCCGCTTTCCCGTGTCTCGCCCGGCCGTCTCCAAGCACCTGCGCCAGCTCCGCCGGGCGCACCTGGTCGAGGAGCATCGTGCCGGACGCCAGCGCCTCTATCGTCTCAACCCCGAGCCGCTCAAGCTGGTCGATCACTGGCTGGAGTCGTACCGCACGTTCTGGAGCGCCAACCTGGCCAGCCTGAAGGCCTACGTGGAAGCCAACCCGGAATCGCACCCGGCGCGCCGCAAACGCCGCCGCGGAGATCTCTGA